TTATGATTTATGATTCCTGATTCCTGATTCATTTTTATTTTCTCCGCCAAGGTTAAAACCCGGCTAACCAAATTCCCCAACCCATTCGCCAAATCGGCATTGTATCTTTCTTTAAGCCGTTCGGCGCTAAAATCACCATCTTCTGTGCTGGAAAATTCTCGCAAAACATAATAACGAACAACTTCGGCTCCGTATTTTTCAACAACATCAAAAGGATTAACAACATTGCCGATTGACTTGGACATTTTTTGCCCTTCAGAAGTAAAATACCCGTGAATAAAGACCTTTTTGGGCAAAGGCAGTTCGGCCGCCAAAAGCATCGCTGGCCACAAAAGAGTATGAAATCGCAAAATGTCTTTTCCGACGCAATGGATATCAGCCGGCCAATACCGCTCAAAATTCTTTTCATTGCCGCCATATCCAAGCGCGGAAATATAATTGCAAAGCGCCTCAAACCAGACATAAATCGTTTGCGAAGCGTCCTTTTCAACGGGAATTCCCCAAGTAAGATTTTCCTTGGGTCGAGAGATACTCACATCCTCAACCCCTTGTTTAATTAAACCCAAAATCTCTTTTTTCCTTTTTTCGGGGACAATGCCTAATTCATTTTTTTCAATCATCTCCTTTACTCTCGGAATGTATTTTGATAATTTGAAAAAATAGTTTTCTTCCTCTAAAACATCTGGTTCTTTTTTGTGTATCGGGCATTTGCCGTCAACCAAATCGCTTTGATTAAGATACGCCTCGCACCCGGCGCAATAAAGCCCCTCGTATTTTCCTTTATAAATATCTCCTTTGCTATTCAAAATATCCCAGATTTTATAAACAGACGGCCAATGGCGTTTTGAGTCGCTTGTTCTAATAAAATCATCGTTTGATATATTCAAAACCTCTGTTAATCTCTTAAATTCAGATGTGTTCTCGTCAATAAGCGCCTGAACAGATTTCCCGGTTTTTTCAGCCGTCCTAACTATTTTTATCCCATGCTCATCCGCCCCCGTTAAAAAGAAAACATCATCCCCCAACTGACGATAATAGCGCGCCAAAACATCCGCCTGAACCATCTCCAAGGCATGTCCAATATGAGGAACCGAATTAACATAAAAAATACTGGTGGTGATATAGAATTTATTCTTCATTTTTTAAACAAAAACTATCCAACGGACTGCGAATATTTTTTAATTTATTGGTAGCCACCTTCGTATAAATTTGTGTTGTTTCTAACCTTTTATGCCCCAATAATTCTTGAATATATCTTATACTTACACCGCTTTCAAGTAAATGCGTCGCGAAACTATGCCGTAAACTATGGCAACTGACTTGCTTTTTTATGCCAGATTTTTTTAACGCGCTACTAAAAGTTTTTTGAACTGCCCGTTCCGTTAATTTCCCTCCTCTCAAACTTTCAAAAACATAATTATTAGCTTCTTTGGTTTTGATATATTTCTCCAAAACACCCGCAACTTTTTCAGATAAAATAGTTATTCTATCTTTCGCTCCTTTGGCTTGCCTAATTCTAACTGCTCTGCCGCCAAAATCCAAATCTTGAACCTTAACATTAACAACCTCTGAAACGCGCAGCCCAGACGAATACATTAAAGCCAATAATAATTTGTGTTTAACATTTTGAACAGTGGCTAAAATATTCGCTATTTCTTTTTTGCTTAAAACTTC
This genomic stretch from Patescibacteria group bacterium harbors:
- the metG gene encoding methionine--tRNA ligase, which codes for MKNKFYITTSIFYVNSVPHIGHALEMVQADVLARYYRQLGDDVFFLTGADEHGIKIVRTAEKTGKSVQALIDENTSEFKRLTEVLNISNDDFIRTSDSKRHWPSVYKIWDILNSKGDIYKGKYEGLYCAGCEAYLNQSDLVDGKCPIHKKEPDVLEEENYFFKLSKYIPRVKEMIEKNELGIVPEKRKKEILGLIKQGVEDVSISRPKENLTWGIPVEKDASQTIYVWFEALCNYISALGYGGNEKNFERYWPADIHCVGKDILRFHTLLWPAMLLAAELPLPKKVFIHGYFTSEGQKMSKSIGNVVNPFDVVEKYGAEVVRYYVLREFSSTEDGDFSAERLKERYNADLANGLGNLVSRVLTLAEKIKMNQESGIINHKIEEEIKLTKENYKKALGEIKFNEALEAVWKLISVCDEYVEKNKPWELQKNDEKKFNEVISDLLVSLKEIAILLKPFMPRTAEKILEQIKQNKKTEALFPRL
- a CDS encoding tyrosine-type recombinase/integrase, producing MNSNYQYPSKNPILQLKQEMKLRRFSDKTIKSYLYYITNILKFANKNPKTINTADIRIYLEKLSDNRKSSSTLNTAYSALKFYFEKILRRKFFINIPRAKKAKRLPEVLSKKEIANILATVQNVKHKLLLALMYSSGLRVSEVVNVKVQDLDFGGRAVRIRQAKGAKDRITILSEKVAGVLEKYIKTKEANNYVFESLRGGKLTERAVQKTFSSALKKSGIKKQVSCHSLRHSFATHLLESGVSIRYIQELLGHKRLETTQIYTKVATNKLKNIRSPLDSFCLKNEE